TCTCAATTTGGATAATCTGCTTTTCCGTCACTAGGGTTTGCAGGGGCATATCCCAAGGATCGTGGGGTAATTTTTCCCTCAAACCCGCCTCGAATAATATGCCCACCTTCGGTACTGCTCGCCATAATGGATCGGCAAACAGTCGGTCATAATAGCCGCCGCCATAACCCAAACGATATCCTTGGCGATCGCCTGCTAGGCAAGGCACTAGCAATAAATCCACTGTGTTTGGTGACCAAATTTCAGTCTGATCGGCGGGCACTTTAATGCCATAGGCTCCGGTGGTTAACGGTTGTCCCCATTGCCACGGATGCCAAACCAAACTTTTTTGCACACAGCGGGGCAATACCCAAACTTT
The genomic region above belongs to Synechocystis sp. PCC 6803 substr. PCC-P and contains:
- a CDS encoding 5-formyltetrahydrofolate cyclo-ligase — protein: MDKAQLRAQLLQERRQLSEAQWQQQSLELCAQLQQWSVFQQASRICAYCSTQREADLQPLFDRLGKAKVWVLPRCVQKSLVWHPWQWGQPLTTGAYGIKVPADQTEIWSPNTVDLLLVPCLAGDRQGYRLGYGGGYYDRLFADPLWRAVPKVGILFEAGLREKLPHDPWDMPLQTLVTEKQIIQIESC